TTCTTCAAACACGCAGGAAGCCCCACTAGGTGCAGGCACTTCTGTAGGAGCTGACTGGGATCCAATGCGCAGAGCGGACAGTACCCTCCCCTCCAGAGCTCCATTCTAGTCAGCAGCCAGGGACTCTGGGTAGGACAAGACGTAGCATCCACAGGACAGCTCATATGATGTCCTTCTGGCCTCCTCCAGATACGGATGCTTCCATTCGGAGGCTGAGGAGGATGGCGGACCCCGGGAGCAGGAGAAACTGTGAGTAGGCTGAGCTCAGGCTGGAGGGCCTTCCTTCTCCAAGAGGGCAGTGCTGAGACTGTGcgtgggaggggctgcaggaccCAGCATCCCACACGTCTGAGAGTCCTGTGAGAGGGCAAAGATCTGAGGGCTTCTCCCTGGAAGCAAGGAAAGGGGTTCTGTCCTGTCTGGTAGAGGTAGGGCTGTGGGCacaaggaggcagcagagggcgCCAGAGGACCACGTCAGCCCCTTAGAGAGTCcaaccccatcccttcccactcACAGCCTTGCCTAGACCCCCATCAGGGGACCCAGCATAACGGTTTGGGGGAGCATCACGCTCACCACCTTGGGGAACATCCACGGTGCGTGCTTAGCAAGGGTACAGGAGACACAGTGAGGGCTCAAGGAGCACATATCACCCACACGATGGGAGAACGGTGTCAGTGGGACGACACCCACATGTGCACTGAGTGCATGAGGCAGCACAGAGGCACAGGTCGTCACGTTGAAGGCACCAGGAGGGTCCCAGCAAGCCCAGGTAAGAGACAGAGTCCTCTTGTCCCGTATTTGCGCAGATTTTCGTGGAGCGCTAGGGTATGCAGTGAAGGCACTGACTCACCCCGACACCACCCCTCCACTCACGCACGGACTTGAATTCCAGTGGGAGGTAGGCAGCGGGACACAGCGAGGAGTCTGGCTGGCTTCCCCAAGAAGGACAGAGACCACCACATCATTGGTTAAGGGGTTCCCGTCAAACAGAATCTTGACGGTCCCTCTTCAGTGACCAGGTCTCTCGTCGGCGGGACTGCCAAATCACAGGTGGACAACGTACAGAAGCACCCTCTGGGCGTCCAGGAGCAGGAGGCATAGAGGCCAGGTCCCACAGGCCTGTCCTGAGACATCAGCGGGAGGAACACCCCATGGTGATTGTTCTGGCTACTTTTGTATCCCCAGGGCCATCTCCTCcatcctgggcacctggctggatcactACCCCGAGGAATTTTTCCGGCCTCCAGACTTCACCAGCTTGAAGCTGCTGCGGGCGTATGTAAGGGCCCACATGCCGGGCTCCGAGCTGCAGCGCCGCGCCCGCCTTCTCTACTCATGGCGGAAACACCGTGAGCCCAATGAGCCAGAGCCTCTGGGCGAGGAGGACTCTGGGTGGGAGATGTGGGCGTGTGGCCGGGACGGGGTATGCCACAGAGAACACGTTTCCTCAGACTGTAGGTGGGCCAGGCGTAGGGACTAGGCTCAGATCACTGTTCCATTAGCCTGCCGTCTGGGAGATTTCCTCCTGGTGGGTTCTTTGACTCAGATGACAATGTCTGCGGGAGAGGTTTCCTGCCATGGAATGGCACTCACGGTGATGACACTTTCTATTCTTGAAGCTTTGGCAGCAGCTCTAGAGCCCCGTCCAGACGTGCCTCGGGAGCGAGCCCCCGCTATCTCTGCGGTGCCCACTGCAGCCTCGCGGCCCAGGCTGCCTGAAGCCACCAGTTCTCCTGGAGCTCAGCGGGTACGAGAATCGGAGACCCTCACTGCAGCGTCCCCACCAGGGCAGGAGGTACTCCCAGCTCTGGCTGACAGTCAGGAGCTGGAAGAGCCACCTGCCCCTTTGGTGGCCCCAGAGCAtgagcagcccccagccccagccggcgGGGTCACGGAACGGCTGGAGCAACCACCTGCTGCAGCTGAGCAACCAGCCTCAGCTCCCCAACAGCGGCTCATGTCGGCTGCAGCCCCACAGGATGAATTCCCTGACCTTGTCATTGtgttctttgtcatttctgtagTTGTTATAGCGGTATTTACTGtccttatatatttgtgttttataaataaaagataaactaagTTCCAAACAATTTACTCTGATCCTTTGAAATTACAATTCAAGTGTCAGTACGTACATTCGCAGGAGTTTACACCCGTGACCACTATGTActcctagaacatttccatcacagagACACGTGGACTACTAATCACCCACGGCTCATTCCCTCACCCCAGTCTCTGCAACCAGCGATCTCGGTTTCTGCTGCTTTAGCTCCTCTGGGATTTCCatgtgtgtgcaaacacacaacATGGCCTGTTGTGTCTGGCTACATGACAGGAGACTGATTAATAATTGCTTAAATATTCAATGGCACTAATATTGTAGTGGAATATTCCACTCAAGGAATCCACTAGAGGAATAGTcctcaaagaacaaagattaggTGCAGCCCCCacttgaaatatcttcattatctGGCATGAGGACCCTCTGAGGTTTGACacaagagcagaagccagaagagaaatgtcTGGACCAGAGCGAATACCTTGAAAATCTTTCATGTTCCTCGACTGGCCATGGTGATATTGGTCTAACgtgcatattataaaaacacCCAAATGAAACCGTCAATATTCCATTTATGCTAATCTATTAGGCACTAAAGTATAAAGTTCTGAAGGGTTTCCTACAGGTGACATGTATtcagtaaaatgaagatttaataatGAGGACAGGCACCAAGATGGCTCAATGGGCAAGTTTCCGAGTCgaatttggctcgggtcatgatctcaaggtacttgagatcaagtcccaagtcaggctctacaaTGACAGCTTGAAGCCCTGGTCAGGATTCTTCTTCTCGCTCtctccatataaataaataaataaataggaaacaacaAGTACATacgcagaaaaaaatgtatattctttcaagaaatattggCCCAGAAGACACGGTGTCATCTTCACAGTCCTTTGGCTTTGAGGGCCCcaggtgtctgtgtttgtgttcatGAGTCGTGTGACAGGTTGGGCATCCCTCCAGGACTATGGTCTTGTACTATGGGATGTCCCCACGGTGGACAGGCACAGTCCTATCCCCTTCTGCATTCTCAGGGGCCACACATCATCCTTTACTCTGCGTCTCCAGAAACTGAATGACTGGGCCGATTCCAATATTTTGACTCTCATCATTGTACAGAAAGGTACATGTGTACCgaaactctccctctctgtaggCGTGTACACCTAGcacaactttggggaaaaaatttatatgcatttttcgGGCGCTGCCTCCAGGTTCCGATATCTATAAACTCTTGATTACGTTGGGGTCTTATGTGGAAAGCAGGGACCCCTGGGACTGAGTGGATTCCTGAAGAATCTGGAGGACAAGCCAGCACTGAGGCCATCAGGGTACCTAGGAGTGACCCATGGGGCAGGAAAGAAACCACATTCCCTCATTCTGACCTCCTGCACAGCATCCCTGCCCCATGCCCTGGAACACACCCATCCAGGCCCATTACCATGACAAACTCCAACTGCCTGTGCACCTCCTGTTCCATAGCTCTGCTTCTCAGTAGAGCAGCCAGGCCCTGCTTTCAGGCCAGTGGAGGATACAGGCTGGTCCACTGCTGTCTGCTTGCTGGCTCTCCTCCCAGGCTGGGTCGCTTACTCTCAGGAAAGCACCTTAAGTGCAGGTCAGGTCAATGAGTTAAAGACCAGGACCTGAAGGTGTTCATCCTGACGACTGAGTGGCAACAGCAAGAACCACCTGGACCTCGACAAGCCAGAGAGTCCTTTACACAGCACATCAGGAGCTCAAGGAGACTGCAGGATGGAGACTCAGTCAGGCTTCTGGTAGCGAGTCAAGCCCCTCCACCCTTCAGGCTCCTCCAGCAGTGACGCCCGGCACCTGCCAGCCCCATCTCTGGGGAGCAGTGTCCCTGTCATGAGCAGCCACACAGCACCCACTGGTGACCGACCACAGGGCACACAGGAATACTGCAGGGCTCCCTGATCTCACGGCAAAGAAAGTGCCATTCCAACTGACACATCCTCAGAGGATTCCAGACAGATCAGACACAACCATGTAAAATCCAATGTTTTTAGGTGCCTTTCAGGAAGTCTATGAAAAACATAGGTCTCTTCCCAACTGCAGTATTCTGAGATGAATTCACTGAGTGGTGGAGTCAGGCACTGGGTTccaggacagaaaagagagaaggggctaCCTCCCAAATGCACAGGGCGCATTGTGGGAATGTGTTGGGAAGCATATGTCAATGTCACAGCTCTCTGGTTCtggtttaaagaaaatacatatacaaacaaaCCTTGTTTATGGACTTGGTGGTGGAAAGGAAACATATATCCAAACAAACCTTGTTTATGGACTTGTTGGATTGTATCAAccacaaaacatttcagaaaacttgCATACTCTCACTCCATATATCTTCTTACTCTCATCTAAATTCAATCGCACTATCCTATGTTCCCAGGTACTTTTTCACTTATTGGGAGTGCATGATATGCTCTAGAGAGACCGCAGAAACTCCACAACCTTACTGGTAgacctaataaatgaattcagtcatgTTAAGATATCTATGTCGTTGTACAGAACATCCTTCAATTCTGTACATGAATAATAAAGTATCGgagagggaaattaagaaaataatttaaaatcactgcaagagaagaaaaaacttaaGAGTAAATTCAGCCTACAAACACcggggtggcacagtcagtgaagcatctggctttggctaaggtcgtgatctcatggtgttgttttgagccctgtgtggggctctgtgctgacaactcacagtctggagcctactttagattctgtgtctcctttctcccagttcttccccactcatgtgtgctctctctgaatctctctctttctctgtctctctctgtttgtgtgtgtgtgcatgtgtatgtgtgtgtttccatgtatctctctctgtcaaggaaaagatagaaaacttaaaaaagaaacaatgactttaacCATGAAGGAGAAAGACCTTTTtcctgaaaagaagaaatcagtggagaaagaatttgaaaagacagaaataagcagaaagacattctatgctagtGGATCCCAAGAATTAAGATTatcaaaatgtccacactacttaAAGCCATCTACATATTCCCTaggtgcaatccctatcaaagctTAAGCACGTTCCCAAAAATAGAACCATCCTTCAAGGTGGACAGAAGCACAAAAGGCTCTGAATACCAAAGTCattgtgagaaggaagaaaacagctggAAGCACCATGCTTTCTGATTTAAAACTAGATATCAAAGCTACAATAACCCAAGCCGTACACTATTGGggtaaaagcagacacacaggaTACTGGACCAGAACTGAAGGCCCAGgaagaaacccacacatatgtaaCCAATTAATTCACAACCAAAGAACCAAGAGTATAACCTGAGGCAAAGGCAGTCTCCCCAACAGGTGGTGTCAGAATCACTgggcacagaaaaacaacaggcaTGGAAAAACAACCTGACACCTATTTACCCCACACACAAAAacgaagttaaaatgtattacagacttgagacctgaaaccagaaagtCCTGGATAAGACCTTGGGCAGCAGGTGTGGGAAATCGCACAACGATGTCCTGAGTTGGGAGGTTCTAGGGAACGCTTTGCAGAGCAGATCactgctctctggccttcctgcaAAGAGCCAGCAGCAGCTCACTTACCTAGTTGGTGTGCATCTGGGGGGCAGGCGAGACTTGGCTGATCTAGTGTGTGTCTATCTAGGGGTTGGGTTCTGCATGGGCTCACCAAGTTCTTGGATCGTGTTGTcgcatggaatattttatcctgtCTAGATATGGTTTGCAGAATATCTTCAATACGTTCTTTCTAGCATGTGGCCCGCCGACGTGTTGTACATCGTTTGTAGGCTTAATGACTACGGGAGCCTGAGAGCAGCTTGCGGAGACGTCCCTTaactccctctcacctctcttgacttgcgTAGAGTCTGAAGCAATCCTTTCTGCTGTCCttggctttgctggacaaagccaaatGCCAAACCCACGACAATGTTTGGATCTCAGTCTTGACTTGAGTTTTGGGATTTGACACCAGAAGACAAagctacaaaggaaaactaaacaagtgggactacatgaaactaaaaaaacaagttCTGCACAGCAACAATATCTTTCACAGAATGGGAAGGCAAcatagtgaatgggagaaaatacttgcaaactacaTACATGGTCAagggttaaaacacaaaaggtatCAAGATCTCCTACAACgcaacaatgcaaaagcaaagagcaatgaCGGACCTGGCAGAGTCCCGAAGAGGCATTCTTCCAacgaagacatacagatggccaccacATACATGAACAGAAGTTCCATGTCACTccacattagggaaatgaaagtccaaagccaaagagatatcacctgaaACCTATCTGAACGGTCTTATCAAAAAGGCAACAAAGCACAAGCATCGGGTACAATGTGGAAGAAAGCGAATCATTATGCCCTGTTGGTGACATTGGAACTTGGTGCAGAGACAGTTGTAAACAAAGTAAAGTTTCCTCACACAATTCAGAGGAGAACATCCATATCATCCAGCACTTCCCTCAATTACCCCCTAGGTACTACTCAGAACACATGAAATCACTAACTCCCAAAAATGACTTCACACCTGTTATCATGCCACAGTGTTTATAAtagcctggagggcattatgcccAGTGAAAGATTCACATagagaaaaacacatataaatgctcgcacatatatgggaaatctgaaacaaaaactaagaaaacaaaaaacaaaaatcctcaaaccAGAATGAAACAAGCCCATCAATACATAAAGATGATTGCAAAGGTgggggggcagaaaggagggaaaagggtAAAGGTCAAAAGACATCACCGAATAAAATAAGACCATGtcaacagggaaagacagagtaaaGGTGACTCAATATCTCAAATTctagtttcctctttttcagagACCTTAGTTCAGTCCATTCCATTCACTAGACCTACTGGAATAATAAGGAATTATCAGGACTTGACAGTTTTTGCATGATGAGTTCTTTACTTAGGATTTCGTATCCAAAAGAACACAGTGCTTAGATTACTAGGTAACTtagattttccattattttcatggtttcttGAAGTACCATGATGTCACAAAAAACTCCTTAGATCTAAGTGAACAATTTCATTGCTCTAaacgtatgtatataccactaAAATAGTATAATAAAGGTAAGGTGCATTGTCCATCGCACAACAGTGATTGTTTTACTCCTTGTTGTAGTGAGCTTTGGTGACGAAAAGGTTCAGGGTATCGAGCTCCTTATCAAATTCCATGCCATGGAATATGCAGAATATAGTAATCAtggtaatcaagaaaataatgatcttCAAGATAATCATAATCTTCTGAATTGCTGAGAGAGACAACTCACCCCACGGGGACATGGTTAGGAGCCTGAGCTGCTCCAAATGGCCGACACCACaccatcttcctgaaaacataaagcaccagtcagctcgagatggaagtgtgggaaagcctctgctcttaggcctttgctttcagtgaggtcaaggtgctgccttcaggatgtGTTCAGCCTTTGAGACAGGATTGGAACTCTCTAGTGAAATGAGATCTTCCCATGCAACAAAACGCATTCCTTGCAAACAACTGGGTCCCTGACGCGGTCCGGACTCCACACGGGCCACAGcaccacactcacgcacacacactccccccaacAACCGGGGAGAGGTACAACCCATGCAGTGAAAGACCGTTTgcccaagacctcatttccaaaggaggctgagagaggagcacTGCCTGCTCCAGTACACACGCACGGGTTTCTAGGGACCCGGCGGGCTCCGAGTCACTTCTCCCTCGTGCTGCCTGGGGAGTCCCGGAGGAGATGTGATTGCCAAGGACTGAAACTCTGGAAACACGGAACGAATGCAAGACAGGAGGCGCTCCACGGAAACGGGAAGCACCATGCCCcacggataggaagaacaaaacccacaagtctgccttggacaaggagcttttccatccaccttcctcgccagagtgcgaagaagacgttcccacccaacatgtcccaaagagatgactttggactccatccacaacacccagttctcttcagcacacagctccaagtaggaaagagtctggaccaCCCTCGAAAACACAGAAGCGCcacttcttcctggctccctggctccgaGTTCACTGATGGAATGCAcattgccttcagaaatgaaaagctcaACCAGGAGTTGCACTTGCCCTAATCCAGACTCCTACCCCCTAGTCCCATGGACTCCCACGATAGAGGACCCCCTTTCGCCACAAGCGGGGTGAGATCTCGCCCTCCCCATCAGAGGGTGCAACTCTGCCACCaggggcggcaggggcggggctgggcaggccaggagagcaggtgtggaggggggaggcaggaggcctgtgttcacctgctgcttccactctccATCCCTTCAACAccgtcccctgctggcctccagcaactcaggcccaccaccctgactctccctggaatgtttct
This sequence is a window from Prionailurus bengalensis isolate Pbe53 chromosome A2, Fcat_Pben_1.1_paternal_pri, whole genome shotgun sequence. Protein-coding genes within it:
- the LOC122487682 gene encoding ral guanine nucleotide dissociation stimulator-like isoform X4, translated to MPQMEDKLDESPCSTSLKERRKPHAISTKPRWLRGTKVTPGDDNENCVRWTIDAGLLKQRVEHLVPAFLGTDPTYVSTFLGTYTTFTTTQKVLEVLFMRYGCFHSEAEEDGGPREQEKLAISSILGTWLDHYPEEFFRPPDFTSLKLLRAYVRAHMPGSELQRRARLLYSWRKHPLAAALEPRPDVPRERAPAISAVPTAASRPRLPEATSSPGAQRVRESETLTAASPPGQEVLPALADSQELEEPPAPLVAPEHEQPPAPAGGVTERLEQPPAAAEQPASAPQQRLMSAAAPQDEFPDLVIVFFVISVVVIAVFTVLIYLCFINKR